A region from the Nitrososphaerales archaeon genome encodes:
- a CDS encoding proteasome assembly chaperone family protein: MSDSLKIIFNVSKMPRLEEPYLVCGLPGSGYVGKLAVEHLIQEINAKILADIYSYSFPPQVVIRSDGTADLMKNTMYYWKNDGKPDMLILTGDAQPSTPEAEYALGIEILELADKFHTKNVFTLAAYITGVFSDKPKVYVTATDADSLKEFQKQGMYVMDGGSITGMNGLIIGLAKLRGMRGMCLLGETSGYVVDAKASQAVLEALLGIIGVRIDMKNLEKRAKDTEMLIETIEQQMLKRRGPEQQPAKQPNKDVGYIS, encoded by the coding sequence ATGTCTGATAGTCTAAAGATAATATTTAATGTAAGCAAGATGCCTCGCCTAGAGGAACCATATCTTGTATGTGGTTTGCCTGGTAGTGGGTATGTAGGGAAGTTAGCAGTAGAACATCTTATACAGGAGATAAATGCAAAGATTCTTGCAGATATTTACTCGTACTCATTTCCACCACAGGTGGTGATCAGGAGCGATGGAACAGCAGATCTCATGAAAAATACCATGTACTACTGGAAGAATGATGGTAAACCTGATATGCTTATACTAACAGGTGACGCACAGCCATCAACGCCAGAAGCCGAGTATGCCCTTGGCATCGAGATCCTTGAACTAGCCGATAAGTTCCATACAAAGAATGTATTCACATTAGCCGCATATATTACTGGAGTATTTTCCGACAAACCAAAAGTGTATGTAACTGCTACGGATGCAGATTCACTGAAGGAGTTCCAAAAGCAAGGGATGTATGTCATGGACGGTGGCAGTATAACAGGTATGAACGGGTTGATCATCGGCCTTGCGAAACTGAGAGGCATGCGTGGTATGTGCTTGCTTGGTGAAACATCCGGCTATGTAGTAGATGCGAAGGCGTCGCAAGCGGTTCTTGAGGCATTGCTTGGAATAATTGGCGTAAGGATAGATATGAAAAATTTGGAAAAGAGGGCTAAAGATACCGAAATGTTAATTGAAACTATAGAACAACAGATGCTAAAGAGAAGGGGGCCAGAACAGCAACCAGCAAAACAACCTAACAAGGATGTTGGTTACATAAGTTAA
- a CDS encoding uroporphyrinogen-III synthase, translating into MLEGRVIAITRDEESAKDFVNMVKANKGNVIALPTISLVPKDLATMLKFLDLLKTKKYDYVLFMSANAVNIIFDTFTKMQMIEDVLSLLKDTKVAAVGPNTKAALENYGIDVSLMPKKYSSYGIIDLFAKQESKGKKIIIPRSSASTNYLAKSLSQLGMNVDELHVYDIKPADGNSWTEFMHRLASGDIDCMVFTSASSVNSFFEVAIKYESKEKLLDIFKSTKVVAIGPFTNEALAKHNVRAVVSSEHTVKGTFKVATKLLGK; encoded by the coding sequence GTGCTAGAGGGTAGGGTAATTGCCATAACCAGGGATGAAGAAAGTGCAAAGGACTTTGTTAACATGGTAAAGGCAAACAAGGGTAATGTTATTGCATTACCCACGATCTCCCTTGTCCCAAAGGATCTAGCTACAATGCTCAAATTTTTGGATTTATTGAAAACAAAGAAATATGATTACGTTCTCTTCATGAGTGCCAATGCAGTTAACATCATCTTCGATACCTTTACTAAAATGCAGATGATAGAAGATGTTTTATCATTGCTAAAAGATACTAAGGTTGCAGCTGTAGGTCCTAATACAAAGGCGGCGTTAGAAAACTATGGTATCGACGTGTCGTTGATGCCCAAGAAATACTCCTCCTATGGCATCATAGATCTTTTCGCTAAGCAAGAGAGTAAAGGCAAGAAGATTATAATACCGAGGAGCAGCGCATCAACAAACTACCTTGCCAAGTCCCTTTCCCAGCTTGGCATGAACGTGGATGAACTACATGTTTACGATATCAAACCTGCAGATGGAAATAGTTGGACTGAATTTATGCATAGACTAGCATCTGGAGACATCGATTGTATGGTCTTCACGAGCGCATCATCTGTAAACTCATTCTTTGAAGTGGCAATAAAGTATGAAAGCAAAGAGAAATTGTTGGATATTTTCAAATCAACAAAGGTTGTAGCAATAGGTCCCTTTACAAATGAAGCGTTAGCGAAGCACAATGTACGTGCAGTTGTGTCCAGTGAGCATACGGTGAAGGGTACTTTTAAGGTTGCAACAAAATTGCTAGGAAAATGA
- a CDS encoding cysteine desulfurase: MKTSVIDIEKIREDFPILARKVRDGKPLVYLDNAATTQKPIQVIDAIHDYYMRYNANVHRAVYQLAEEATNAYEAAREKVAKFVNADREEIIFVRNATEAINLVAYAWGRENVGKDDRVVITEFEHHSNIVPWQLLTQEKKAKLEYIRINGEGLLVLDDLYSALDKRNVKLVSVSHMSNVLGTIAPVEEIVKLCHAVGVPVLIDGAQSVPHMPVDVKKIDCDFMAFSAHKMLGPTGVGVLYAKKEYLEKMRPFIGGGDMIKEVHKYETRWNDLPWKYEAGTPNIADVIGYGVAIDYLNNIGMDNIRDHEKELTRYALDRITGVKGVHVYGTVDVEKRGGVISFNFADIHPHDLSTILDEDGIAIRSGHHCAQPLMELLGVAATSRASFYIYNKKEEVDVLINSLEKARVIFRI; the protein is encoded by the coding sequence TTGAAAACAAGCGTTATAGATATTGAAAAAATACGAGAAGATTTTCCTATACTTGCAAGGAAGGTAAGGGATGGTAAACCACTTGTTTATCTTGACAATGCAGCAACAACACAAAAACCAATTCAAGTCATAGATGCTATACATGATTACTACATGCGTTATAATGCAAATGTTCATAGGGCTGTATATCAACTTGCGGAAGAAGCTACCAATGCGTATGAAGCGGCTAGAGAAAAGGTAGCGAAATTTGTTAATGCGGATAGAGAGGAGATAATATTTGTTAGAAACGCGACCGAAGCGATTAACTTGGTAGCATATGCGTGGGGTAGGGAAAACGTTGGCAAGGATGATAGAGTTGTAATAACAGAGTTTGAGCATCATAGCAACATAGTTCCATGGCAGCTGCTTACTCAGGAAAAGAAGGCCAAACTTGAGTATATCAGAATAAATGGTGAAGGTTTACTTGTACTAGATGATCTTTATAGTGCACTAGATAAACGTAATGTAAAACTTGTTTCAGTTAGTCATATGTCAAACGTTTTGGGAACAATAGCACCTGTAGAGGAGATTGTAAAATTATGCCATGCTGTAGGCGTCCCAGTTCTTATTGATGGGGCGCAATCGGTACCACATATGCCAGTAGATGTAAAGAAAATTGATTGTGACTTTATGGCATTTTCCGCGCATAAGATGCTAGGACCAACCGGTGTAGGAGTGCTGTATGCAAAGAAAGAATACCTTGAAAAGATGAGACCGTTCATAGGCGGAGGTGATATGATAAAGGAAGTGCACAAGTATGAAACCAGATGGAACGATCTGCCATGGAAGTATGAGGCTGGTACACCTAACATAGCAGATGTAATAGGATATGGGGTTGCCATAGACTATCTTAACAATATAGGGATGGACAATATTAGAGATCATGAGAAGGAGCTCACAAGATATGCGTTAGATAGAATAACAGGTGTAAAGGGAGTACATGTGTATGGTACAGTAGATGTCGAGAAGCGTGGAGGTGTTATCTCTTTCAATTTTGCTGATATCCATCCTCATGACCTTTCTACCATACTAGATGAGGATGGCATTGCCATAAGATCTGGCCACCACTGCGCTCAGCCTCTTATGGAACTTCTTGGAGTAGCAGCCACATCTAGAGCAAGTTTTTACATTTACAACAAAAAGGAAGAAGTAGATGTGCTTATAAACTCCTTAGAGAAAGCAAGAGTGATATTCAGGATATAG
- a CDS encoding non-heme iron oxygenase ferredoxin subunit: MVWIKAADVKDIGEGEILSVDLRGKELMLIKKNNTIHALDRICTHERADLSLGFLGENHVTCPLHLSKFDLESGKALNPPAEEPLISYKVKIEENAIYVLLE; the protein is encoded by the coding sequence ATGGTGTGGATCAAGGCAGCAGATGTGAAAGATATTGGAGAGGGGGAAATTCTTAGTGTAGACCTTAGAGGAAAGGAGCTGATGCTTATCAAGAAAAATAATACAATACATGCTTTGGATCGCATATGCACACATGAGCGTGCCGACCTTTCGTTGGGTTTTCTGGGCGAGAACCATGTTACATGCCCTTTACACTTGTCAAAATTTGACCTAGAAAGTGGCAAGGCCTTAAACCCACCTGCGGAGGAACCTCTTATATCTTATAAAGTTAAAATAGAAGAAAATGCGATCTATGTTTTGTTGGAGTAA
- a CDS encoding phosphoglycerate kinase, whose translation MRILTLDDLDTTSKTIFLRVDMNVPIHPQKLDIIEASRINEASVTIRDLNNAKVVVGSHQGRVGRYDYIGMQQHAVVLEKILGKRVDYVEDVIGPEARRRILAMNDGDVLILDNLRFCAEENYEFKPPDAANTVMVKRLRAMFDLCVLDCFPSAHRAHPSIVGFPYVLPACAGRLVAGEVESLDNILTVAKAPFVVLLGGAKISDRLEAIDTLIQSGRADQVLLTGLISNLFLSAQGKMKRNRNVVREEFLIEKAQKLLMKYPSVFTLPLDFAVEKNGKRLEKDISDLDENDVVLDIGHKTVESYSKIIKGAGTVFMSGPAGAFERPDYSFGTENLLKAVASSLSTTIVSGGHLTAALQKFGLSEHVDHVSTAGGALVLYLAGKRLPMIEVLEMACERDGKKKV comes from the coding sequence GTGCGCATACTAACGCTTGATGATTTGGATACCACAAGCAAGACCATTTTCCTCCGCGTTGATATGAACGTCCCTATACATCCTCAGAAACTGGATATAATTGAGGCAAGCAGAATCAATGAGGCTAGTGTAACTATCAGAGATCTAAATAATGCAAAGGTGGTTGTTGGCTCACACCAAGGCAGAGTGGGAAGGTATGACTATATAGGTATGCAGCAACATGCTGTGGTTCTTGAAAAGATTCTAGGTAAAAGAGTTGATTATGTAGAGGATGTGATTGGTCCAGAAGCAAGGAGAAGGATATTAGCCATGAATGATGGCGATGTCCTAATACTTGATAACCTGCGGTTCTGCGCAGAAGAAAATTACGAGTTCAAGCCGCCTGATGCGGCTAACACGGTAATGGTGAAACGTCTAAGGGCGATGTTCGATTTATGTGTTCTGGACTGTTTCCCCTCAGCTCATAGAGCGCACCCTTCTATAGTTGGTTTTCCATACGTGCTGCCAGCATGTGCTGGCAGATTAGTTGCAGGTGAAGTAGAATCGCTCGATAACATTCTTACCGTCGCAAAAGCACCATTCGTGGTATTGCTTGGGGGCGCAAAGATTTCAGATAGGTTGGAGGCTATAGATACCTTGATTCAGAGCGGCAGGGCAGATCAGGTGTTATTGACAGGTTTGATAAGCAACTTGTTTTTGAGTGCGCAGGGCAAAATGAAACGTAACAGAAATGTTGTGAGGGAAGAGTTCCTTATCGAGAAGGCGCAGAAACTGCTTATGAAGTATCCGAGTGTCTTTACTCTTCCGCTTGATTTTGCTGTTGAGAAGAATGGCAAGAGGCTGGAGAAGGATATATCCGATCTAGATGAAAACGATGTTGTTCTTGACATAGGTCACAAGACTGTAGAAAGTTATTCAAAGATAATAAAAGGCGCAGGCACCGTATTCATGAGCGGACCCGCAGGCGCCTTTGAAAGACCTGACTACAGTTTTGGCACGGAGAATCTGCTCAAGGCTGTCGCATCTTCGCTTAGCACAACTATTGTTAGTGGCGGGCATCTTACTGCTGCTTTACAGAAGTTCGGTTTGAGTGAGCATGTAGATCATGTAAGCACCGCAGGTGGTGCTTTAGTGTTGTATCTGGCAGGCAAGAGACTGCCTATGATAGAAGTTCTTGAAATGGCATGTGAGAGGGATGGTAAGAAAAAGGTCTAG
- a CDS encoding Lrp/AsnC ligand binding domain-containing protein: protein MKAYVEIKVEPGSNIQSLLSVMRNVEGVREAFAVTGHTDLIAAIEASDLKGIAELVTQRIHPIRGIMSTETMVCVED, encoded by the coding sequence ATGAAAGCCTATGTTGAAATAAAAGTTGAACCAGGGAGCAATATACAAAGCCTTTTGAGCGTGATGAGGAATGTCGAGGGTGTAAGAGAGGCCTTTGCTGTCACAGGGCATACCGATTTGATAGCTGCAATTGAAGCGTCTGACCTCAAGGGAATAGCGGAGCTTGTAACACAAAGGATCCATCCAATACGAGGCATTATGAGCACTGAAACCATGGTTTGTGTTGAGGATTAA
- a CDS encoding SUF system NifU family Fe-S cluster assembly protein, translating into MGSADIYREIILDYYRNPRNYGKIDAPDISIRDSNPLCGDEVEIHVKFENDKVKDVKFTGKGCAISQASASMLTEMIMGKSLEDVKKVGKEDVLESLGLPNLGPARIKCALLSLKTLKLGVYSYVAEKLGTPDAEKLKEEASKLF; encoded by the coding sequence ATGGGGAGCGCAGATATCTACAGAGAAATCATACTAGATTACTATAGAAACCCCAGGAACTACGGTAAGATCGATGCGCCTGATATCTCGATCAGGGACAGTAACCCTTTGTGTGGCGACGAGGTGGAGATACATGTGAAGTTCGAAAATGACAAGGTTAAGGATGTGAAATTTACTGGGAAGGGATGCGCAATAAGTCAGGCCAGTGCTTCCATGCTAACCGAAATGATAATGGGCAAGAGTTTGGAAGATGTAAAGAAGGTTGGGAAAGAGGACGTGCTGGAATCCCTTGGGCTGCCAAATCTTGGACCTGCACGGATAAAATGCGCATTACTTTCGTTAAAGACTTTAAAACTTGGCGTGTATTCTTACGTTGCTGAGAAATTGGGTACTCCGGATGCTGAGAAGCTCAAGGAAGAAGCATCGAAGCTATTCTAG
- a CDS encoding phosphatase PAP2 family protein: protein MLSARNAIVDIRSGRFVLLIVVFIAISIIVSTGTTNTYDESVVAALAGARNTPTDVMMIVITTSSDLFPIYFSPMIVFSFILIIKKKTRRIGAILLLTLAISTLITTYAKELVERERPISYPFRPDLSFDYKPQQDVISRFASSFPSGHATRSAAFALIVSFMIRNRTIIGIPAGMLMWTYPVLVALSRVYIGVHYPTDVIAGAVLGIIVSNAISRILKLEPERELRM from the coding sequence ATGCTTAGCGCTCGAAATGCTATAGTTGACATAAGATCTGGAAGGTTTGTGTTACTCATAGTTGTATTCATAGCAATAAGTATCATAGTAAGCACAGGTACTACTAACACATATGATGAATCCGTTGTCGCTGCGTTAGCTGGCGCAAGGAACACTCCTACAGATGTGATGATGATTGTGATTACCACATCATCGGATCTCTTTCCAATCTATTTCTCTCCTATGATAGTATTCTCGTTCATACTCATAATCAAGAAGAAGACTAGGAGGATTGGTGCGATACTTTTACTTACACTTGCAATTTCAACACTAATTACTACATATGCTAAGGAACTCGTTGAGAGGGAACGACCCATATCTTATCCATTCAGACCTGACCTCAGCTTTGATTATAAGCCACAGCAAGATGTAATATCACGATTTGCGAGCTCCTTTCCATCAGGTCATGCTACTAGGAGCGCGGCATTTGCACTGATAGTGAGTTTCATGATAAGGAATCGCACTATAATAGGAATTCCTGCGGGGATGCTCATGTGGACATACCCTGTGCTGGTTGCCTTGAGCAGGGTGTACATTGGTGTACATTATCCAACTGATGTGATAGCAGGTGCTGTGCTAGGTATCATAGTATCAAATGCGATAAGCAGAATTCTAAAGTTAGAACCTGAAAGAGAACTACGAATGTAG
- the sufD gene encoding Fe-S cluster assembly protein SufD: MENNALSLVTNDYVRAISQREPSWLRERREYAFSYYQNLPAEVSPLYNKYSGVSTLKLDSILLSSDHRTGEPFSELRYRIDEARSGICAVHVGNNFYSVHIPEKFRGKLVIESINDAVKKHEELLKRFLTSIDPTEDKFLALECALFTSGIFVYVPRDLELDESITIINTLNDDGTSSVASNVIFLDENSRASVVQELYGPQKVNGNNHQTYFEFLEAYVANNSNLELVTLQAMSGDNAHISNRKAFVERDGRINWYIGAFGSSIARYKVDNLLVGEGAYAEHSDIIFGNKNQAFDVTADLTHMAPNTRGRVLAKSVLKDTAKSLFKGMIRIRKNAKASESYLAGHAILLDKGAKSDAIPGLEIETNEVKATHSASVAQMDEEQLFYLMSRGFSKESTRRIIIDGFIEPLARRMSPKVRAWINYLIDCKWQGRPLILKTDEIMREMIEVEEARVVDLDIFEKHYKYR, translated from the coding sequence ATGGAAAACAATGCGTTATCATTAGTTACGAACGATTACGTTAGAGCAATAAGTCAAAGAGAGCCTAGCTGGTTAAGGGAGAGGCGAGAATACGCCTTTTCCTATTACCAGAATCTACCGGCAGAGGTATCTCCTCTATACAACAAGTATAGTGGCGTGAGCACTCTAAAGCTTGACTCTATCCTTCTTTCCTCAGACCATAGAACAGGTGAGCCGTTTTCTGAACTGAGGTATAGAATCGACGAGGCCAGGTCTGGTATATGTGCTGTGCATGTTGGAAATAACTTTTACTCGGTTCACATTCCAGAGAAGTTTAGAGGTAAGTTGGTAATCGAAAGTATTAACGACGCAGTGAAGAAGCATGAAGAACTTTTGAAAAGGTTTCTAACTAGTATAGACCCTACAGAGGACAAGTTCCTAGCATTAGAATGCGCTTTATTCACTTCAGGAATATTCGTTTATGTTCCACGCGATCTGGAACTAGACGAATCTATTACTATAATCAATACATTAAATGATGACGGTACTTCCAGCGTTGCAAGCAATGTGATCTTTTTGGATGAAAATAGCAGAGCCAGTGTGGTGCAGGAACTTTATGGACCGCAGAAAGTAAACGGTAACAACCATCAAACCTATTTTGAATTTTTGGAAGCCTATGTTGCCAATAACTCTAACCTCGAACTTGTTACTTTGCAAGCAATGAGTGGAGATAATGCGCATATTTCAAACAGGAAAGCATTTGTGGAGCGCGATGGAAGAATAAACTGGTATATAGGCGCATTTGGAAGCAGCATTGCAAGGTACAAGGTAGATAACTTGCTTGTGGGAGAGGGTGCCTACGCTGAACATTCTGACATTATCTTTGGCAACAAGAATCAAGCCTTTGATGTCACAGCAGATCTTACGCATATGGCGCCCAATACTAGGGGAAGGGTACTGGCAAAGAGCGTGTTAAAGGATACAGCCAAATCGCTGTTCAAGGGAATGATACGTATTCGCAAGAATGCAAAGGCATCTGAATCATACCTTGCTGGCCATGCTATCCTGCTAGATAAGGGTGCCAAATCAGATGCAATACCAGGCCTCGAGATAGAGACCAACGAGGTAAAGGCTACACACTCTGCTTCGGTTGCACAGATGGACGAGGAACAGTTATTTTATTTGATGAGCAGAGGTTTCAGCAAGGAATCTACAAGGCGTATAATCATTGATGGATTCATTGAACCATTGGCTAGAAGGATGAGCCCCAAGGTCAGGGCTTGGATCAATTACTTGATAGATTGTAAGTGGCAGGGCAGACCACTGATTCTGAAGACAGATGAAATAATGCGGGAGATGATCGAAGTGGAAGAGGCAAGGGTTGTTGATCTAGATATTTTTGAGAAGCACTACAAGTACAGGTGA
- the bcp gene encoding thioredoxin-dependent thiol peroxidase: MLKEGHKAPDFELPDQAGRMVKLSDFRGKRVALYFYVRDFTPGCTNQACSMRDGEEKLKKAGIVTIAISTDSVESHKKFANKYSLPFTILSDVNAKVAKKYGVYGMKTFMGRKFMGVKRTTFLINEKGRIVKVMPKVDSKHHAEEVLKAFEVV, from the coding sequence ATGCTCAAAGAAGGGCATAAAGCCCCAGATTTTGAATTGCCAGACCAAGCAGGTAGGATGGTAAAGCTCTCAGACTTTAGGGGTAAGAGAGTGGCACTGTATTTCTATGTAAGGGATTTTACACCCGGATGTACAAATCAGGCATGTAGCATGAGGGACGGCGAAGAGAAGTTGAAGAAGGCTGGAATAGTTACAATAGCAATAAGCACTGATAGCGTTGAGTCGCATAAAAAGTTTGCAAACAAATACTCCTTGCCATTTACCATACTTTCTGATGTGAATGCAAAGGTGGCAAAGAAATATGGCGTCTATGGAATGAAGACCTTTATGGGGCGAAAATTCATGGGAGTAAAAAGAACTACTTTTTTAATCAACGAGAAGGGTAGAATAGTGAAGGTAATGCCGAAGGTAGATTCCAAGCACCATGCGGAGGAGGTTCTGAAAGCCTTCGAGGTCGTTTGA
- the cobA gene encoding uroporphyrinogen-III C-methyltransferase, with amino-acid sequence MRGKVYIVGSGPGDPGLLTLKAFELVRSADVILYDRLVSNQILKMIPDNVKKVYVGRNVGDDYSHQNETNQLMMRYAKEGKKVVRLKGGDPFVFGRGGEEAEFLSENGIDFEIVPGVTSAIASPAYAGIPLTHRSLSSSVVIVTGHEDAIKDEPTVRWRELPRAVDTIVVLMGMGRLSYIVSELLLGGAGKDTEVAIIENGTTDRQKVVLGNLGNILKKVKNSGIKPPAVIVIGKVAALSKKLCWRDAGARG; translated from the coding sequence ATGAGAGGTAAGGTATACATTGTAGGTTCAGGGCCAGGTGACCCGGGCTTACTTACTCTCAAGGCATTTGAGCTCGTAAGGAGTGCAGATGTGATATTATACGATAGGCTGGTAAGCAACCAGATACTGAAGATGATACCCGATAACGTGAAAAAGGTGTATGTTGGAAGAAATGTTGGCGATGACTATTCGCATCAGAACGAAACAAACCAGCTGATGATGAGATATGCTAAAGAGGGTAAGAAGGTGGTGCGGTTGAAGGGTGGTGATCCTTTTGTGTTTGGCCGGGGTGGGGAAGAAGCTGAATTTTTGAGTGAAAATGGTATAGACTTTGAAATAGTGCCAGGTGTTACATCTGCGATTGCGTCACCAGCATATGCAGGCATACCGTTAACTCATAGATCACTTTCTTCTTCAGTTGTGATTGTTACCGGCCATGAAGATGCAATAAAGGACGAACCTACCGTAAGATGGAGAGAGTTACCCAGAGCTGTTGATACTATAGTAGTCCTGATGGGCATGGGAAGGCTTTCCTACATAGTAAGTGAACTATTATTAGGTGGAGCAGGCAAGGACACAGAAGTAGCGATAATTGAGAACGGTACAACAGATAGGCAGAAGGTAGTGCTTGGCAACTTGGGTAATATACTTAAAAAAGTGAAAAATAGCGGTATCAAGCCACCGGCTGTGATTGTAATAGGCAAGGTAGCTGCTCTATCGAAAAAGCTTTGCTGGAGGGACGCAGGTGCTAGAGGGTAG
- the sufB gene encoding Fe-S cluster assembly protein SufB: MTTQEITRDYSKYGFSDPIETYVYLSKKGLSRETVEKISDLKKEPQWMREFRLKAYEEFLRQKMPNWGGDLSTLDFDNVYYYARPTDRKEESWEQVPEQIRNTFEKLGIPEAERKRLLSGVGAQYDSETVYHNLREDLRQQGVIFLDTDSALKEHEDIFRRHFGKVIPPNDNKFAALNSAVWSGGSFVYVPEGVTVELPLQAYFRINAENVGQFERTLIIAEANSKVHYIEGCTAPVYTTESLHSAVVEVIAKKGSQVRYTTLQNWSNDVYNLVTKRAYAYENALVEWVDANIGSKLTMKYPSVYLLGKGARAELLSVAFAGKGQHQDAGAKAVHLAPNTTSRITSKSVSKDNGRTTYRGLLHVAKGATGVKSTVRCDALLIDEISRTDTYPYIEVNEDDATITHEATVGKIGEDQIFYLMSRGFTESEALNMIVTGFLEVFTKTLPMEYAVEFNRLIQLEMEGSVG, encoded by the coding sequence ATGACTACACAGGAGATCACTAGAGATTATTCTAAATACGGCTTCAGTGATCCTATAGAGACATACGTATACCTTAGCAAGAAGGGACTTTCTAGGGAGACTGTTGAAAAGATCAGTGATCTGAAGAAGGAACCGCAGTGGATGAGAGAGTTCAGGCTCAAGGCATACGAGGAGTTCTTGAGGCAGAAGATGCCTAACTGGGGCGGTGACCTCAGCACTCTGGACTTTGATAACGTATATTATTACGCTAGGCCTACTGATAGGAAAGAGGAAAGTTGGGAACAGGTTCCAGAACAGATCAGGAACACCTTTGAAAAGCTGGGTATTCCTGAAGCAGAGCGTAAAAGACTACTTTCAGGCGTAGGAGCACAGTACGATTCTGAGACGGTTTACCATAATCTAAGGGAGGATCTACGGCAGCAGGGTGTAATATTCCTAGATACGGATAGTGCATTAAAGGAGCACGAAGATATCTTTAGGAGGCATTTTGGAAAGGTTATCCCTCCAAACGACAACAAGTTTGCTGCTTTGAATAGCGCAGTATGGAGCGGCGGTTCATTTGTTTATGTCCCAGAAGGTGTTACAGTGGAGCTTCCGTTACAGGCGTACTTCAGGATAAATGCCGAAAATGTTGGCCAATTCGAAAGGACGCTTATTATTGCAGAGGCAAATAGCAAGGTGCATTACATAGAAGGATGTACTGCGCCAGTTTACACCACAGAATCATTGCATTCTGCAGTTGTTGAGGTAATAGCAAAGAAAGGATCACAGGTTAGGTATACTACATTGCAGAACTGGAGCAACGATGTATACAACTTGGTCACAAAGCGTGCGTATGCTTATGAAAATGCTCTTGTAGAATGGGTTGATGCCAATATAGGAAGCAAACTAACAATGAAGTATCCGTCAGTTTATTTACTTGGAAAGGGCGCTAGGGCTGAGTTGCTTTCCGTTGCGTTTGCTGGCAAGGGACAGCATCAAGATGCGGGCGCAAAGGCAGTTCACTTGGCACCAAACACAACATCAAGGATAACGTCCAAGTCAGTAAGTAAGGATAACGGAAGGACGACCTATCGGGGGTTACTGCATGTTGCCAAAGGTGCAACAGGCGTGAAATCCACGGTTAGGTGTGACGCGCTGCTGATCGATGAAATCTCAAGAACAGATACATATCCGTACATAGAGGTGAATGAAGACGATGCTACCATTACGCATGAAGCAACCGTAGGGAAGATAGGTGAGGATCAGATATTCTATCTAATGAGCAGAGGGTTTACGGAATCTGAAGCTTTGAACATGATAGTTACTGGGTTCCTCGAGGTCTTTACAAAGACTTTGCCAATGGAGTATGCGGTAGAATTCAACAGACTGATACAGTTAGAGATGGAAGGCTCCGTAGGTTAA